One window from the genome of Parachlamydiales bacterium encodes:
- a CDS encoding ankyrin repeat domain-containing protein, producing MNVTSISHYIENAAIFFTAPLEKLLVTIQDIREKILSAYNEPSKSIPELRLPPHNHPVRPENSHKNKERPTFLDNVLAKWDPFGFYKAYLEGAQTIETNENVTPLHILNLGKNYSAIYRYIANGADVNAQDIRGQSPAYWAAYHGNLKAMTILTSFGANIASEDLRQKTPLRAAAKYGHDDIITFLASHKVPLDSLDGRGLTPLHVAAYHKNFSAYQQLILHGADATIKDANGNTAEDLLKQRYAYDYHTSHFFQRLFSSPIPPPLIMSPWTLKKINGKAGS from the coding sequence ATGAACGTTACATCCATCAGTCATTACATTGAAAATGCAGCCATTTTCTTTACAGCACCTCTAGAAAAATTACTTGTAACCATCCAAGACATCCGAGAAAAAATACTTTCAGCCTACAATGAACCTTCCAAAAGCATACCGGAATTAAGGCTTCCTCCACATAATCATCCTGTTCGTCCTGAGAATTCTCATAAAAATAAAGAACGGCCGACATTTCTAGATAATGTCTTGGCAAAATGGGATCCTTTCGGTTTCTATAAGGCCTATCTAGAAGGTGCACAAACCATCGAAACTAATGAGAATGTTACTCCGTTGCACATACTCAATCTCGGGAAAAATTATAGCGCCATCTACCGCTATATCGCTAATGGTGCCGATGTCAACGCTCAAGATATACGGGGACAATCTCCTGCCTATTGGGCAGCATACCACGGCAACCTAAAAGCCATGACCATCCTAACCTCTTTCGGCGCTAACATAGCAAGTGAGGATTTACGCCAAAAAACACCACTACGCGCTGCAGCTAAATATGGCCATGATGACATCATCACTTTTTTAGCTTCACATAAAGTGCCATTAGATAGCCTGGACGGCAGGGGACTCACCCCACTCCACGTGGCTGCTTACCACAAAAACTTCTCAGCCTACCAACAACTGATCCTTCATGGCGCCGATGCCACCATTAAAGATGCCAATGGCAACACTGCCGAAGATTTACTAAAACAACGCTACGCCTACGACTACCACACCTCCCATTTCTTCCAGAGACTTTTCTCCTCTCCCATACCTCCACCATTAATAATGAGTCCCTGGACCCTTAAAAAAATTAATGGTAAAGCTGGTTCATGA
- a CDS encoding ABC transporter ATP-binding protein — MNAVLSAKNLRKIYPGTPPLVAVEDVSFDLKEGEILGLLGPNGSGKTTTIQMLLGTLTMSSGSISYFGKEFPLHRSEVLEKVSFASTYTSLPWMLTVEENLEVFGYLYGLDSKASKISYDPLLERFGIADKTKTRVAALSAGQVTRLMIVKAFFMNPRVVLLDEPTASLDPDIAQDICSFLLEQRSQKGTSILFTSHKMQEVMEVCDRAIFLKLGNIIADDVPEKLAKSVSTYHLSLIIVDGLKRTIAIAENNQHMYSVDHRSIEVMLDEEKIPPFLHSLSEAKVVYSSIKIEEPSLEDFFLKIAKKSHEP; from the coding sequence ATGAACGCTGTCCTATCCGCTAAAAATCTTAGAAAGATCTACCCCGGAACTCCTCCACTAGTTGCGGTTGAAGACGTGTCGTTCGACCTGAAAGAGGGCGAAATCCTCGGCCTCCTCGGCCCTAACGGCTCAGGAAAAACTACGACCATCCAAATGCTGCTGGGTACCCTGACGATGTCCTCAGGTTCTATCTCTTATTTTGGGAAAGAATTCCCTCTCCACCGCTCTGAAGTTCTAGAGAAAGTCTCCTTCGCCAGCACTTACACCAGCCTACCCTGGATGCTTACCGTTGAGGAAAACCTTGAGGTTTTCGGCTACCTTTATGGACTCGACAGCAAAGCAAGTAAGATCAGCTATGATCCTCTACTAGAACGCTTCGGCATCGCGGATAAAACAAAAACTCGCGTTGCTGCACTCTCCGCCGGACAAGTTACCCGGCTGATGATTGTCAAAGCCTTCTTCATGAATCCACGCGTCGTCCTACTCGATGAACCAACAGCGTCGCTTGATCCTGATATCGCTCAAGACATTTGCTCCTTCCTCCTCGAACAAAGAAGCCAAAAAGGAACTTCCATCCTCTTCACATCACACAAAATGCAAGAGGTCATGGAAGTATGCGACCGCGCCATCTTCCTTAAATTAGGAAATATCATCGCTGACGATGTCCCCGAAAAACTCGCTAAAAGCGTTTCTACCTACCACCTCAGCCTTATCATCGTAGACGGTCTTAAACGCACTATCGCAATCGCTGAAAATAACCAACACATGTACTCCGTCGATCATCGCTCTATCGAAGTTATGCTGGACGAAGAAAAAATCCCTCCCTTCCTCCATTCTCTCAGTGAGGCAAAAGTCGTCTACTCCAGCATAAAAATCGAAGAACCTTCCCTAGAAGACTTCTTCCTAAAAATAGCAAAGAAAAGCCATGAACCTTAG
- a CDS encoding LL-diaminopimelate aminotransferase → MKRNAGIASLSTHYLFREINSRKREFLKNHPQAELIHLGIGDTTQPIPASVAKELTHAARKLGTVRGYTGYGPEQGLKELREAIAKQFYNNTIKPEEIFISDGAKCDIGRLQMLFGPDVSIAVQDPAYPVYIDGSKIQGVTEIHYMACNPKNHFFPDLKKLPRTDLIYFCSPNNPTGAVATKEQLERLVQFAQKNRSIILFDAAYACYIQDSTLPKSIFEIEGAQSVAIEVNSFSKIAGFTGVRLGWTVVPEELKYDDGHSVRSDWSRLMSTVFNGASNITQAGGLAILREEGINEIIHLNNYYMENAAILKNALQNVGYKVFGGENAPYLWTEFPGQKSWEVFQYLLERYHLVTTPGSGFGPEGEGFIRFTAFGTRNAILDAAKRISSIH, encoded by the coding sequence ATGAAACGCAACGCCGGCATAGCCTCTCTTTCTACTCATTACTTATTTCGTGAGATTAATTCCCGCAAGCGTGAATTTCTAAAGAACCATCCCCAAGCAGAGTTAATTCATTTGGGGATAGGTGATACTACGCAACCCATTCCAGCGAGTGTTGCTAAAGAGTTAACCCATGCCGCGCGTAAATTGGGAACAGTAAGGGGGTATACTGGTTATGGTCCTGAGCAGGGCCTGAAAGAATTGCGTGAAGCCATAGCTAAACAATTCTATAACAATACCATAAAGCCGGAAGAAATTTTCATTTCCGATGGGGCGAAGTGCGATATCGGCCGTTTGCAGATGCTATTCGGTCCTGATGTATCGATTGCAGTGCAAGATCCTGCCTATCCTGTCTATATTGATGGAAGCAAAATACAGGGTGTCACAGAAATCCACTATATGGCGTGCAATCCAAAAAATCATTTTTTCCCTGATTTGAAGAAACTGCCGCGCACAGATTTGATTTATTTCTGTTCTCCAAATAATCCAACGGGAGCAGTTGCTACAAAAGAACAGTTAGAGAGATTGGTACAGTTTGCACAGAAAAACCGTTCAATTATTCTTTTTGATGCAGCGTATGCCTGTTATATTCAAGACTCTACATTGCCTAAATCTATTTTTGAGATTGAAGGGGCGCAGAGTGTAGCTATTGAAGTCAATTCATTCTCAAAGATAGCAGGTTTTACAGGAGTTAGGTTAGGGTGGACTGTTGTACCGGAAGAGTTAAAGTACGACGACGGACATTCTGTACGCTCAGATTGGAGCCGTTTAATGTCTACGGTATTTAATGGCGCATCCAACATTACCCAGGCAGGAGGCTTAGCAATCTTGAGAGAAGAAGGAATCAATGAGATCATTCATTTGAATAACTATTATATGGAGAATGCCGCTATCCTTAAAAATGCATTGCAAAATGTGGGGTATAAAGTTTTTGGCGGTGAGAATGCGCCCTATCTATGGACAGAGTTTCCGGGTCAAAAATCGTGGGAAGTATTCCAATATTTACTGGAAAGGTATCATTTAGTGACTACACCGGGATCAGGTTTTGGTCCTGAGGGAGAAGGGTTTATTCGATTTACTGCCTTTGGAACCCGAAATGCAATCCTAGATGCAGCGAAACGAATCAGCAGTATCCATTGA
- a CDS encoding ABC transporter permease, which produces MNLRRIKGVFLRYYYNAIKGPHQISDMLYWPFVDILLWGLTSLWIQKQNSVPGLPLVLMTGLIFWQIAWRGSIDISFNLLQEFWHRNLVNFFSTPLKISEWICGVLLLSLCKLAITISFGSLIVYILYSLNVFTVGWAFIPFAILLFIFGWSLGFVASGIIIYKGHQVEMFAWMIAFVFAPFSGVFYPVATLPLWAQKISWALPTTYVFEGMREILNNQPFPTYYALTSLALSLLYLALAVYFFYYMFKKSLNKGLARLE; this is translated from the coding sequence ATGAACCTTAGACGCATCAAAGGCGTATTCCTACGCTATTACTACAACGCCATCAAAGGACCTCATCAGATTTCAGACATGCTATATTGGCCCTTCGTCGATATCCTCCTCTGGGGCTTGACTTCTCTATGGATACAAAAACAAAACAGCGTACCAGGCCTCCCGCTCGTCCTCATGACCGGCCTCATCTTCTGGCAAATAGCCTGGCGCGGATCCATAGATATATCTTTCAACCTCCTCCAAGAATTCTGGCACCGCAACCTCGTAAATTTTTTCTCCACACCCTTAAAAATATCCGAATGGATCTGCGGCGTCCTCCTCCTCAGCCTATGTAAACTAGCTATAACCATCTCCTTCGGATCTCTAATCGTCTACATCCTCTACTCACTCAACGTATTCACCGTCGGTTGGGCCTTCATTCCCTTCGCCATCCTTCTCTTCATCTTCGGCTGGTCCCTCGGCTTCGTCGCTTCCGGTATCATCATCTATAAAGGTCACCAAGTTGAAATGTTCGCCTGGATGATTGCATTCGTCTTCGCACCCTTCAGCGGCGTATTCTACCCCGTAGCAACCCTACCCCTCTGGGCTCAAAAAATTTCCTGGGCTCTACCCACAACATACGTATTCGAAGGCATGCGCGAAATCCTCAATAACCAACCCTTCCCCACCTACTACGCCCTCACCAGCCTAGCTCTCAGCCTCCTCTACCTAGCCCTCGCCGTCTACTTCTTCTACTACATGTTCAAAAAAAGCCTCAACAAAGGCCTCGCCCGCCTAGAATAA
- a CDS encoding aminotransferase class I/II-fold pyridoxal phosphate-dependent enzyme: MSQNKICLASDNWTPAHPLVIKAVVEANEGYAPSYGSDPWTEEAQKVIQEEFRSKCKVFIVPTGTGANIFALKLACRRYESIICTDIAHIQYQESGACESIVGCKLLTVPHQKGKLTCEAVLKKLRSERAFGKHSTSPRVLSITQPTEVGTVYSLEELKSLSKLCKEENLLLHIDGSRLYNAAVSLKIGLHEMVNSIHLDILSLGGTKNGLMGAEALLIFNSALHEGSDHLQKQTLQLLSKMRYLSAQYIPFLKNNLWHTLAAQANQKAQEIASIIKAIPHLTLSYPVETNQLFFTAPPAWIPFIQEKIFCYPWDQEKNEVRFITSWNTSEDDITGVKLALSEIAKKSI, from the coding sequence ATGTCTCAAAATAAAATTTGTCTTGCTAGCGATAATTGGACTCCAGCTCATCCATTAGTTATAAAAGCAGTGGTCGAAGCCAATGAAGGTTATGCGCCCTCTTATGGATCTGATCCATGGACTGAAGAAGCACAAAAGGTAATTCAGGAAGAGTTTAGGAGTAAATGCAAGGTCTTCATTGTTCCTACTGGCACAGGGGCAAATATTTTTGCACTCAAGCTCGCTTGCCGCAGATACGAATCTATTATTTGTACGGACATTGCTCACATACAATATCAAGAATCCGGCGCTTGTGAGTCTATTGTAGGATGCAAGCTTTTGACAGTACCGCATCAAAAAGGGAAATTGACTTGCGAAGCCGTATTGAAAAAGTTAAGAAGTGAACGAGCTTTTGGGAAACATTCTACCTCTCCCCGCGTCTTATCTATTACTCAACCTACCGAAGTAGGCACAGTTTACAGTCTCGAGGAACTTAAATCCTTATCAAAACTATGTAAAGAAGAAAATTTGCTTCTCCACATAGACGGAAGTCGTCTTTATAATGCAGCAGTCAGCTTAAAGATTGGTTTGCATGAGATGGTAAATTCAATTCATTTAGATATTCTATCCCTCGGAGGAACTAAAAATGGATTAATGGGGGCTGAAGCTCTTCTCATCTTTAATTCTGCTTTGCACGAAGGAAGCGACCACCTGCAGAAGCAAACCTTACAACTGCTATCAAAAATGCGTTACCTTTCTGCTCAGTATATCCCATTCCTTAAGAATAATTTATGGCATACTCTTGCAGCACAAGCCAATCAAAAAGCACAAGAAATCGCTTCCATAATCAAAGCAATCCCTCATCTCACCTTGAGTTATCCAGTTGAGACAAATCAACTTTTTTTCACTGCACCCCCTGCATGGATTCCATTCATCCAAGAAAAGATTTTTTGTTATCCATGGGATCAAGAGAAGAATGAAGTTCGATTTATTACCTCTTGGAATACTTCAGAAGACGATATAACGGGTGTAAAATTGGCTCTTTCTGAAATAGCCAAAAAATCAATCTAA